A window of Streptomyces profundus genomic DNA:
GGTTTCACCGCCGACGGTGAGTTCGACGGCGACGTGCTGCACCACGCCGGCTACGTCTTCCACCGGCAGGCCGACAGGCCCCGGAGCGACGCCGGGTAGCGGGTGCGGCAACCGAAGGGACCGGCCCGCTCGCACTGACGCGGGGTGTCCCAGAGGATCTCGCAACGGGCTATGGACCCGCCGTTGGGCTTGGTAAGGCCCTTCTTGATGCGCACGTCCGCGGCGCCGCGTGACATGCCCAGCAGCGCCGCGGTGATCTCGGGGCCCGGGGGACGCGGGGCGTGGAGACGCGTTTCCTGAGCCATGCGGCTGCGGGCCCGCTGGCCACTGTGCGTGAGAGGCGACGAGCGTCGAACGGTCCGCGACGCTCAACGCCCGGCCCGCCGTTCGTCGATCGCGGCGAGGATGTCGTCGGTGGCCACCTCACGGACGGCGCGGCGGTCGGCTCGGGCCGCCATCTCAGCGAGGGTCGGTTCGGCCGCCTCACCGGTGACGGGGCCCGGGAGATCCCCTGGAGGGAGTGGCCCGCCTCGGCCGCACGCGTCTTCAGGCGGCGGGACCGGCGTTTCGGCAGGTCGGCTGCCAGGGAGGCGCCGGAGGCCCGCTGATTCCCGAGCTCGGAGCGCGAGTTCGGTTCTGGTCGCCCGCTTCCCCGCCTGAGGCCCAGGTCAGGGACCTGGGCCTCTGCCGTGCGACGAGGTCCCACCGACCGAGGCAGGTAACGCGTTGCCATCCCGCGCACCCGCTCGGTAACGTTCCGGTGGACGTCTGAACGCGGCCTTGGGGGGATCGTGGCACGGCCATCTGACTGGTCACCCGTCGACATGGACCGGGACCCGACGCCGGGGAATCCGGAAGAGGTCCGCGAGTTGGCGGACGATCTGCGGGAGTTCGCCGACGATGTCGGCGAGGCGTTGGGGAAGATCCGTGGCCTGGCGGGTGAGCGGGCCGTCCTGGACTGGGCGGGGCTGTCGGCGGACACCTTCCGCAGCGAGTTCGACGGCGTTCCCGACAACCTCACCAAACTGGAGGACTCCTACAGCCTCTGCTCGCAGGCGCTCCAGTCCTACTGGCCCCAGCTCCAGACCGCCCAGGGCATGGCCGACCGCGCCCTGGATCGCGCGATCAGCGCCCAGGCCGATCTCGCCAACGCCCAAACGGCGTTAGGCGACGCGACCGACTGGGTCGGCCGCGCCGGCGACGAGGCCGAGCGGTTGCAACGCGAGGGCGAACGGGACAACGTCGAACCACCGGACGAGGCGGACGTCCGCAACGCCGCGCGGGACCAGCAGGCCGCCCAGGCCGCCGCCGGCGCCGCCCAGGCCCGCGTCGACGACGCCGAGGAACGCCTCTCCGCCGCACGCCAACTCGCCCAGGACGCACAGGAGATGCGTGAGGAAGCAGCTCGCCAGTGCGCGCAGGGAATTGACGAAGCCAGCGACGCCGGCATTCAGAACCGGAAATGGTGGCAGAAGGCCATCAAATGGGTCACCGACAACTGGGACACCCTCGTCGAGATCTGCAAAGTCATCGTCGCCGTCCTCGGCGTCGTCGTCATGATCATCGGCGGCCCGCTGGCGTGGGTCGTCCTCGCGGCGGCCCTGGTGGTCCTGGCGGACACCCTCATCAAATTCGCCCAGGGCAAAGCCGGCCTCCTCGACGTGGCGTTTGCGGCACTGGACTGCATTCCGGGGATGAAGGGGCTGACCACCCTGGGGGGTTTGGCCCGAGGGCTGCGCGGTGCCGGCTCCACCGGTCTACGAGGAATCAGACAGGGTGCACTCGGCCTCGGCCGAAGCATGCGGCGCAACGCACGGCCGATGGACGTGCGTGTCTGCCGCACCGACCCGATCGACATGGCAACCGGTGAAATGGTCATGAACGCGGTCGATGTCGAACTGCCGGGCGTCCTCCGGTTCTCGCTGGAACGGCAACACGTCTCCTCCTACCGGCACGGCAGATGGTTCGGCCCGTCCTGGGCCTCAACCCTGGACCAACGGCTATTGCTCAGCGATTCGGGTGTTCAGTTCTTCACCTCCGACGGCATGGCGCTGGACTATCCAGTGCCCATGTCGGACGCGGAGGCTCCCGTGTTCCCTGTGGAGGGACCACGCTGGGGACTTTCGTGGGATGGCACCGCAGGGGGCACGCTGACCGTTCGCCTGCAGGAGCACGGCCACGTCCTGTCCTTCTCGCCCGTGAACGGTCGTCCGGCGCATGAGTTGTCTCTGACCGCGATCGCCGACGGGAACGGCAATCGGGTCGAGATTCGCCATACCGAAGAAGGCACACCACGGGAAATCACGCACTCCGGTGGATTCCGCCTGGGCTTCACCCTCTCTGCTACTCAGAAGGTCACCGAGATCCGGTTGTTGAGCGCCCCGGATCACCCTGTCCTGAGGTCCTTCGGCTATGACGATCAGGGCTCCTTGTCAGAGGTTCGGGATTCTGCGGGTGTTCCCGCCAGCTACACCTACGACGAAGATCAGCGAATCACCGGATGGCAGGATCGCAACGGCCACTGGTACCGGTACCACTACGGGCCGGACGGTCGGTGTCTGGCGACTGAAGGAATGAACGGTGTTCTGACCAGTGAGATTCATTTTGACGACGAGGAACGGCAGACCGTCTTCACCGACTCCCTGGGGCGAGTGACGCGTTTCAATTTCAACGATTCCTTCCAACTCGACTCCGAGATCGATCCGTTGGGCCATACCACCCGGTTCGAATACGACCGCTACGACCAGCCCGTCTCCGTCACCGACCCGATGGGGCGCGTCACCCACTATGAATACGATGTCGCCCACCGGCTCACGGCGGTGGTGCGCCCCGACAGCAGCCGATATGTATGCGAATACGATGAGTCGGGCTTCCCGATTGCGATCACCGAGCCAGACGGATCGACTTGGCGGCAGGATTTCGACAGCGCAGGAAATCGCGTCCAGACAGTGAGCCCCCTGGGCTTGGAAAGCCGGTTCGGCTATGACCAGCACGGCGGAATCGCCTGGATGGTGGACGCGGCCGGTGAACGAACCGAGGTGGAGTGCGACTCCGCCGGACTCCCCGTGCGCAGCGAGAACAGTGCGGGAGCGGCCACGCGGGTTCGGCGGGACGATCTCGGTCGTCCGGTCGAGATCACAGTTCCGGACGGATCGGTCACGCGACTAACCTGGAGCCTCGAAGGGCGGCTGCTCACCGAGACGGACCCGGAGGGTGGCGTCCAAGCCTTCGAGTGGGACGCGGAGGGCAACAGGACCACTCAGACCGACGCCGCAGGCAACGTCACGCGCTACGAGTACGGCTGCTTCGGAGCGCTGCACCGCCGCGTCGAGCCGGATGGCGCGGTGTATTCGTTCGAACGGGACACCGAGCTGAACCTTCTCAGCGTGTTGAACCCGAAGGGCCATGAGTGGTCGTACACCTATGACAGGGCAGGCCGCCTCGTCGCCGAACGCGACTACGACGGCCGCGTCACGGAGTACGCGTATGACGCCTGTGGCGAGCGCGTTCTGAGTAGCAACGCACTGGCTCAACGCATCGAGTACCAACGCGATGTGCTTGGACGGGTGACGGTCAAGAGCGTCGATGGGATGGTCACCAGGTACGACAGAGACGCCAACGGGCGACTGCTGCGGGCAGTCAACGACCATTCGGAACTGGTGCTGCAACGGGACGCGAACGGTCGCATCACGGCTGAGATCTGCGACGGCCGCGAACTGCGGATCGACCACGACCGCATGGGACGCCCGGCTCGCCGGATGACCCCATCGGGGTGGGAGAGCGTCTGGACCTACGGGATCGATGGCAGACCGCTGTCACTGCGGTTCGGCCGAGAGGCGCTGCGCTTCACGCACGATGTCAACGGCCGGGAGACCGGACGGCACCTGGACACGGTGGCAGCCCTGCAACAGAACTGGTCCCCGGCAGGTCGCCTGACGAGGCAGAGGATCGGGACCGCGTCCGTTCGCGAATACGACTACCGCGCCGATGGCTACCCCGAGGTTGTCGATGACAGCGCACTCGGGGAAACGCGGTTCATTCTCGATCCAGGCGGTCGCGTCAGCCGGGCCGAATCACGCCACGGCATCGAAGAGTACGCCTACGACGCCACCGGCAGTCTCCGATCGGCGAGTTGGCCATCCTCAGCGGGTGTGGTTGAGACAGAACAAGCGGGCGAGCGCCACCACCACGGCACCAGGCTCGTCCGAGCCGGCCGGACCCACTACGCCTACGACGACGCGGGACGCCTGGTGCGCAGGCGAACGCGCACCCTCTCCGGGCGAGTCCGTGAGTTTGTCTACGCCTGGGACGGCGAGGACCACCTGCGGCATGTCGAACTTCCGGACGGCTCCCGGTGGGAGTACCGCTACGACCCCATCGGACGGCGGATCGAGAAGCTCCATCGAGCGCCGGACAACACTGAACGCGACCACGTCATCTTCACCTGGGACCGCTTCCGACTGGTCGAGGAAACAACCTGGCGGCCAGGAGCCGATCGACCCGACTTGATTACGGCATGGGAATGGGACGAGAAAACGGAATCCCCGACCGCGCAGCTCGAATGGCGTCCGGACGACGACAGGGAACGCTTGCTCGCTGTCGTCACCGATTCCGTGGGAACGCCACAGGAACTGGTGACTGAGGAGGGCGATGTCGTCTGGCGGAACAACAGCACGCTCTGGGGCGTGCCACTCGGCGGCTCGGAAAGCGTAACAAGGTGCCCGCTGCGTTTCCCCGGTCAGTACCGGGATGAGGAAAGCGGGCTGCACTACAACGTATTCCGCTACTACGACCCCGAGACAGGCCGTTATCTCTCCCCCGACCCACTGGGACTCGAACCCGCACCACACCACTACAACTACACCCCGAACCCGCTTGTTTGGGCCGACCCGTACGGACTGGCCTGTACGGTAGTACGGCACTTCACCACCCGCGCCAACTATCAACGCATCATGAGTGGCGGCGGCAAGGACCACATCGTTCTCCGCGCGAGTTCACCCGTCAGGGGACATCCGCAGGGTGTGTATGTGACACAGAGGCCACTGTCGGAGATCCTCAAGAAGCCGAACGGTTTCAAAAAGTATCTGGGTCTAACCCGAGAGAAGTCCGAGCACATGATCGAATTCACCATGGATGGCGATTTGCTGCGCAGCATTAGAGGCAGCAGGGGGAGTCATGTTGAATTCTCTCCGCAGGACCTCAGAATCCCGAAGGAGAACATCTCCTACCATGGCCCAACCGCCAACTACTCACTTAACTGAAAGGGAGCCCCATGGAACTGACCGGCGTATCGAGCGATTTTATCTGCGATTCATCGACCTTCTCAGCAGCGATGCGAGATTTCATCTCCAGACAGTGGGCAAGATGGCCCAGCCTTCTTCTCGACGACGAAGATCTCCCCGAATCGCCTCCTACGGATTGGACATTTCCTGGCGATAGCGATGAAAAGATGCCCGGAATCCTAACATTTTGCCGCGATGAACAGATGGACACCTTCTGGGACAATAACGGATACGCCATCGAGCCAACGAGTGGTGAGGGGCCCTTCGCTGTCTTCTTCAGCCTGGCAACTCACCCGTTCTATGCCAGAAACCTAGTCGACGTGCACGAAATTCGACCTCTCAACAAGCCATCGGCAGAGTTTCAGGGAACACAGCTCCTGCTCGCCCAGTACATCAAGGCGACACTGCTTACTCCGGATGATCCGAGCGATGATCCCTTCTCCCAGAGTGTGCTGCGCGATTTTCTCACCAGCCTGGGCGGACAACAACTTGCGGCCCGTTTGATGGGGTGACACACCACGTCGAGGGGGCGCTCGTATGGGGGGAGTCGCGAGCAATGTGATCACCGAGCGGGGTGAGCAAGGTGGCGGGTGGGGATGGCCGGTTGCCAGGAGGCGTCGGGGCTCGGTCGTGATGAGGTTCGCCGAGGTGCGCGACAAACGTGGTGAGTCGGGCAGACGCGACGCAGGGGTTCGAAGGCCCCTCCGCCGGGCTGGCAGAGAGGCGGCCGAGTGGCTGTGGCAGTCATGGAGGGTGAGTGCCCCGAGTGGCGCTGATCTTGAGGCCGCGGTCGGAGTCACTCCGCGCGGCGAGGCCGGTTTCCGGGCCTGGGTCGCGGAGTTCCAGAGCGGAGAGGGCGATCGGTGGGCGGGGGTGCCTGGTGGTGGGCTCGGGTGCGCGGAGCCGGGGCACCCCCGCCGTTGTGGGAGTCGGTGGTTACTCGACCGGCTGGGCCGGCTCGACCGGCTGCCAGCCGTCGATGCCGTCGACCTCTTCCTGGGTCAGGCGCTCGACCTCGACTCCGTCCTCGGTGCGCTGGACGGAGACCCCCGGCTCCAGGTCCGCGGGCGGGCCGGGCTCGGTCGGCTGGTACTCCGTCTCGGCGGGCTGGTTCGCGGGGCCGTCGTCGTCGGCGGCGGCGTTGGCCGAGGTGATGGCCAGTGCGGTCAGGCCGACGGCGGCGGCCGACGACGCGATGATTCCGACGACCCGTGACTTGCGCATGAGGTGCTCCTTGTTGTCGCGAACCCGGCCCTGTGCCCTGTTCGTTGCTCCATCACATCGCGGGGCCACGTTCAGCCGGGTAAGCGGAAGAGGGGACATGCGCCGCGTTTCCTTATCCGGCCGTCACCGTCGGCGCCTGGTGGGCCCCGGCGGCGAAGTGGACGGCGACCGTGAGCCCTCCGTCAGGGCCTGGTTCGGCGCGCAGGTCGGCCCCGTGCGCGTGGGCGATGGACCGGACGATGGACAGGCCGAGGCCGTGCCCCGTGGTGCCGACGCGGTCCTGTCCGAGGCGTCGGAAGGGCTCGAAGAGGTCGTCGACGAGGCCGGGGTCGATGGGGCCGCCGGTGTTGGTGACGGTGAGGGTGCCGCCGTCGAGCGTCACCTCGACGTGGCCGTCCGGACGGTTGTAACGGAGCGCGTTGCCCAGCAGGTTGGCGACGAGGTGGCGGATGAGGACCGGGTCGCCCCGCACCCGCGCCGGATCGCGGAACCGGGTGCGCAGGGCCAGGCCCTGCTCCGCCGCGACCCGACGCGGCCCCCGCGCCGCCGCGTTGACCTCGTCGGCCAGGTCCACCTGCTCCGGGTGCTCCAACCCGCGTTCGCCGCGCGCCAGGAGCAGCAGGGACGCGATGAGCTGTTCGGCCTCGCGGTTGGTGGTGAGGAGGTCCTCGCGGGTCTCCGCGAGGTGTTCGGGGAGCGGGCCGGCCAGGCCGACCTCGATGCTAACGCGTTGGGCGGCGAGGGGGGTGCGCAGTTCGTGGGAGGCGTTGGCCACGAAGCGGCGCTGGCTGTCGAAGGCCCCTTGCAGACGCTCCAGCATGGAGTCGAAGGCGTCGGCGAGGTGGTGCAGTTCGTCGTCCGGGCCGGACAGGTCGAGGCGTTTGTCCAGGCTGGTCTCGCTGATCCGCAACGCGGTGTCGGTGACCGCGGCCACCGGGCGGAGCGCGCGGCGTGCCAGCCATCGGCCGGTGAGGACGACGAGGACGGTCATCAGGACCAGCCCGATGGCCGACCACTGGATCATCTGGTGCAGCGCGGTGTCCTGCACGGTCTGGACGGTGGCGTCGATGTGGTGGGCGGACAGGCCGCCCGGCGCGTCCGGTGCGGCTGGCCCGTCCTCCGTGGGTTGGTAGCCGGTCGGATACATCCGCCCGCTGGGGGGCTCGTCGTCCGTGGTCAGGGCGATGCCGGAGATCCGCGCGGCCGTCCCGTAGCGGGCCAGGACGACGACGAAGGCCAGAAGGGCCGTCCCGGAGAGCAGGAACAGGCCGCCGAACGCGAGGGCGAGCCGGGTGACGAAGGGGGTGCGGGCCCACCGGCGCCGGTTCACGGGGTGAGGCGGTAGCCGCGGCCGGTGTCGGCGGCGATGGTGCCGGGGCCGCCCAGCTTCGTCCGCAGCCGGCTGACGGTGGCCCGGACGGCGCCCGTTCGGGGCGTGCGGTGCTCGTCCCAGACGGCGCGCACGAGGTCGCGGTGCGAGACGGGCTCGTCGCCGGACGCCAGCAGCATGTGCAGGACGGCGAACTCCTTGGGCGTCAGATCGACCGGCCGCCCGTCGACCCGCACCTCGCGGCGCGCGCCGTCCATCCGGATGCCGTCCCGCCGCAGCACCAGGGGCGGGGGTTTCGGGGTACGGCGGTACAGGACCTGGATGCGGGCCACGAGTTCGACGAAGTCGAAGGGCTTCGCCAAGTAGTCGTCGGCGCCGAGCTCTTCGAGCCCGTAGACCCGCTCCGCGAGCTCGCCGGCGGCCGTCAGCAGCAGGACCCGGGGCGGATCCGGCAGCTCCCGCAGCCTTCGGCAGACCTCGTCCCCCGTCATCACGGGCAGGTCGCGGTCGAGCACGAGAACGTCGTATTCGGTCAGGAGACACATCCGCTCGGCCTCGTCCCCCGACGCGGCCAGATCGACCGCCATCGACACCCGGCGCAGCCCCTTGGCGATGGTGCGCGCCAGCACGCGGTGGTCTTCGGCTACCAGAACCCTCATGGCGCCCATGACATCAGGCCGTCGGTCACAGACGCGTAAGCGTCTGACGCCGACGAGCCTCCCCGTGTGCTGGCCGTGGCGCGGCCGGATCGAGGGACCAAGGCCGCGGGACCGGTCAGTTCGGCTGGAGCCCGGCCGGCAGGTCCGGCTCGGCCGGCGGGACGAAGCGCGTGTCCTCGGCGTCGGCAGCCGTCCGCCGCCCGGCGCTCTCGGCACCGCAGAACGCGGCCTCCAGGGTGCCGCCCAGCGCCGTGTTCACGTCGCCGTTGTTCGAGGTGTTCGCCGTCGCGGCCAGACTCCGCGCGCCGTCCTCGGTCGTGAACGCGTAGGTGTAGTAGCCCTGCACCGTGCCGGTGTGCCCGAAGACCGAGACCTCGCAGGAGAGGTCGTAGCGCCGCAGGCCCAGCCCGTAGTGACGGGTCCCGGTGTCGTCGCTCGGGGCGACCTCCAGCATCGCGTCCAACTGCTCGGAGCCCAGCAGCTCCCCGCCGAGGAGCGCGCTGGTGAACCGGTTGAGGTCGGCGGGGGTGGAGATCATCGCGCCGGCCGACTGGGCCCACGACACGGTCTGCTCCGTGGAGTCCACCAGCGGCTGCCCGGCCTCGTCCGGGGTGAGGTGCCCGTCGATGTGCGCCCCGGGGACGGTGTTCTCCGGATGCGCGTACGCGGTGTCCTCAAGGCCGAGCGGGTCGATGACGCGCTCCCGGTACGCCTCGGCGAGCGGCTGGCCGGTGAGGTGCTCGACCAGCAGGCCGACGACCACGAAGTTGGTGTTCGAGTACGCGTAGGCCGAGCCGGGCTCGACCGTCAGCGGCTCGGCCGTCGACAGCCCGACCAACTCCTGGAGCGTGTACACCTCGTTCCGCACCGCCTCGAACCCGGGCACGGTCTGCGCGAACATGTCGTTGCTGTAGTCCCACAGCCCGCTGCGGTGGCTCAGCACATGCCGCAACGTGATCCGGTCGTCGGGCAGCAGACCCGGCAGATGGTCGTTCACCGGGTCGTCGAGCCCGGCCGCGCCCTCCTCCACCAGTTGGAGCAGCACCACGGCGGAGAAGGACTTGGTGACGCTGCCGACGCGGAACCGCGCGTCGGTGTCCATCGGCTGCCCCGAGCCGAGCTCCCGTTCGCCGACGACCTCGGACAGCGCGCCGTCCGGCCCGTCGAAGCGCGCCATGGCGCCTGGCGCGCCCAGCTCGGTCGCCTCGGTCAGTGCCGCCCGCACCCCCGCCGAGTCGGGCGCGGGTCCTGGCGACGCGTCGTCGTCGCCTCCCGGCACGCCGATGGCTTGGGCGGCGACGGCGAACGAGGCGACCAGCGTGGCGGCGACGAGCGCCACCCGCTTGCGTGTGGGGGAACGCACGACGGTCCTCAACTCCCATGGTTCGCGGTTCGGCTGTGTCCCTCACCCTAGTGACCAGGGGCTTGTGACCCGCCCCCGTGATGTGGCGCCGGTGGCCGTGTCCGGTGTGGGTTCGGGCCGCTGTTGGAGGTCGGGGGGACAGGCCGTGGATCGAGGGTGACCAGTTGTGGACGTCGCCCCGGCCCGGCCACCGTCCCTGACGGCGGGCTGCCGCCGGCCGTCCGGCCTGATCAGACCCCACCCGGAACGATCCGACGGACCCCGACCGCGCGGCGGGGCTCCTTCACCTTCGTCACGGTCGTCACGGTCTCCTGGGGAGTCCGACACATCTGGCGGTCGCGACTCCCCTCGCCGACGGGTCGGGGGCGTCATCCCCGGCGGTGGGCGTTGTGGTGTCCGGCGACTCGGGCCCGGCTCGACGCGTCACGGCTGGCCCATGGTTCGCAGCGCCTCGGCGGTGACCGCCAGGTGGTGCGAGGTGGCCCAGGCGCGCCACTCCGCGCCGCCGCCCGCCTTCGGCCGCTCTCGGCGCGCGCACTTCGCCAGCTCGGCGTCTCCCCACGAGGTGGCCTCCCCACGCGCCGGCCAGTGCTCCGACCGGAGGAGTGCGCGCGCGATCGTGAAGAAGTCGTCGTTTCCCGGGAGGGTTTGACGGGCCACATAGACCTGCCAGTCCTCGCCAACCGTGTACCGGATGTTGGGGATGCTGCCGCGACCACGCCGGGGCGTGGCCGCGTGGCTGACCCCGTAGTCGCCGAAGTGCGGTGGCCTGCCCTCGGTCTCATTCGCCACCTTGCGCCACAGGGCGGCATCCCAGCGACGCACCCGCTGGGGGATCCCTCGCGCCAGCTTCCGCAGGGACCGGGGGAAAGCCCCTGCCGCGACCACCACGTTGCGCCACGCGGCCTGCCGGGACCAGTGCAGCGCGTCCAGCATCGGCGGCACCGCACCGGCCAGCGCGGCGTCCCCGGCGACATGGCCGGCATCCAGCACCAGGTCAACCTGTTCGGGTGCCAACCGCACCGTACGCAAGACCCCGCGCAGGTGGCGCGGTGTCGCCGACAACCGCGGCGGGGTGTCGAGCACATCGACCCGGAGGACCGCTCCCCGGCCGTGGGCGCGCTGGACGTCACGGACCTCGGCCAGCGCTCCGACGGGATCGTCCGGACGGAAGACGGGGATCAGAGAGAGCAGCCAGGCTCCGAACGCCTCGCTGAGCCAGTTCATCGGCCGTCCGGTCCACACCCCGCCGATCTCACCGTGATGCCAGAGGTCGCCACAGTCGACTGCGATGTCCAGCCCTTTCGGGAGCTGGTTCCAGGCGTTCTTGCGGAAGGTCTCCATGACGTCTCGCAGGCGTTCGTCGTGGACCACTTCCATGATCGGATGGACCTCTGCCCGCACCTCGGGCTCCATCTGCCCGAGCGCCGTGAACTCGCCTCGTTTTCCTTTCAGGATCGGTACATACGCCATCGCTGCCCCAAGGAGCCACGCAAGCCCGCCCTCGCTGGAGGGATTGGTTCGAGAGTGCCTACCGAAACACGGGACGAACAGGGCGAGATCAAGGCATCTGTCTGAAAAGACTCGGACATGGCTGAGGCACCAGGCCCAGGGGGATTTCCAGAAGACGCCCGTCGTGGCCGACGTCGACCGCCGGCGGAGCCGGGGTCAACGAGGGACGAGCCGCTTCCGGTTCCGCGCGATCGTCCGGCCCGAAGCTACGTTGATTGCGGCGCCTTGCCGTACGGCCTCGCCACGAAGCACAGTTGACCCGTCACCTCGGGTGAGGAGGGCGCAGGTCGATCGACTTCCGACGTGTCATGGCCGACGCGTGCTTGTCGCGACAGCTCGCGATGGTCGCGGTCGCTGTCGGACGGAGGTCGCACATGTGCCAACCCATTGAGCCGACCAGCGGGGAGAAGGGCGAGGACGGAAAGGAGAACGGGGAACGGCCGGCCCTCGGGCCCGCGCGGTCGGCCAGGAGGTGGCGGCTGTGGGAGGGCGTCTCGTGGGGGACGGGCCTGGGCGTCGTGTTCGCCGCCCTGGACGCGGTCGCGGTCCTGACACAGGACGAGGCCCTCGCCGTGGCGGCGAGGGCTCTCCGCGCGGTAGGGAATCCGATCGTCGACGCCGGACAGCACAGGCGATCGTGATCCCCGGGCCTGGCCGTCGCAAGGCGGCCGGGCCGCACCTCCCCAGGAAACCGCATACGGCCCGAAGTACCAAGGGACGCGAACCTTCTCGCACCTGTCACCCGGCACGAAAGTCGTTCCGTGCGCCAGGAACGCGAGTCCGTTCGCCAGCGACGCGAGGGGGAGGAGGACGACCGGACGTGGACACCGTCACGGACCGCTGCCAGGAGTGCGGGACGCCGCTGCCCGTGGCCGCCAGGGTGGGACGGCCACGGCGCTACTGCTCCGCCTCCTGCCGGTCGGCCGCCCGCCGGGCGCGCCGCCGGGCCGAGAGCGCGGGCGGCACCGCGCTCCCGGCGGGCCCCTGCGCCACGGACATCGCCGGCCACCGCTGCGGTCGCGCGGCGCGCTTCGCCATCACGCTGAGCCGCCGCGAGACCCGGCTGTGCGGCCCCTGCCACAAGGCGGCCATCGATTTCCTGATCGGCCAGGGAGTGACGGCCCGCGACATCAGGGCGGTACCCCTGACCGGGCCGGAGCCCCAGCCGGACCCGGTGCCCGCCACACCAGCCGCCCCGTCCGCGCGGCACCCCGTGGGACGTCCCCTTCGGCCCGCTCGCGTACTCCTGATCGAGGACGACGACGCCCTTCGCGATGTCCTCAGGATGGTGCTGACCCGCGGCGACGCCTACCTGGTCAGCAGCGCGCGGGACGGCGAGACGGGGCTCCGCGCGGCGTACACCCAACGTCCGGACCTGGTGCTGCTCGACATCATGCTGCCGGGGATCGACGGGATCGAGGTGCTGCGTCGCCTGCGCGGCGTGAGCGATGTTCCCGTGATCTTTCTGACCGCCAGGAGCGACAGTCAGGACCTGGTGATCGGGCTGGCCGCCGGCGCCGACGACTACATCGTCAAGCCGTTCGACGTCAACGAACTCAAGGCACGGATCGCTCGGGTGCTGCGTCGGCACCAGGTCACGGAGAGCCGGCAAGCGGTCTACGAGGACGGGTTGCTGCGGTTGAACTCGCTGACGCTGGAGGCCCATGTCGTCGGCGAGCCGCTGGCGCTCACGCCCACCGAGTTCCGCCTGCTGAACCAGCTGGTGCGCTTTCCGGGCGCGGTACAGCCGTTCGGGCAGCTGCTGGCCGCGGCCTGGAACGACCCTGGCGGACGGGGGGCGAACCGGGTCAAGTTCATGGTCTCGCGGCTGCGTCGCAAGCTCGACGCCACTCCGCTGGGCAGCGACGCGATCGCCTCGGCGCGCGGCATCGGGTACTTCTACCGGCCCCCCGTCAGCCCTCCGCCGCCGGCCGACCCGAGGACTCCCCCCGCCGGCCACGGCCACGCCGGACGCATCCTCGACCTCCTCAACACGCGCGAGAGAGCGACCTAGTGCCGCGTCGGTCGCGGTTGCCCCGCCACCGGGCGGGGGCGGCGACGGCGCGGGGCCGGCTTCGCCGTGCCGGCCGGGGCGGGCCCGGCGTAGACTCGCCGGCGGGCCGTCGAGGCCATGACCAACCCGGGGGAACCGTGCACGACTACGACGAGCCGGCCTGGGGGCCGCTCCCCGTCCGGCCAGCCGCACTGCGCTGGCTGCTGCTTCTCCCCCTGACCCTGCTGGTCCTGCCGCTGTGGTGGGTGATGTGGATCCTCCTCGCGATCTGCTGCTACGGCCTGGCCTCGGTGGTCCAGTTGGTCGTCTACGTGCTGCCGCGCACCGAGGCCGGCGCGATCAGGATGCTGGACGCCACGTTGGGCAGGGTCCCGTT
This region includes:
- a CDS encoding RHS repeat-associated core domain-containing protein, whose product is MDRDPTPGNPEEVRELADDLREFADDVGEALGKIRGLAGERAVLDWAGLSADTFRSEFDGVPDNLTKLEDSYSLCSQALQSYWPQLQTAQGMADRALDRAISAQADLANAQTALGDATDWVGRAGDEAERLQREGERDNVEPPDEADVRNAARDQQAAQAAAGAAQARVDDAEERLSAARQLAQDAQEMREEAARQCAQGIDEASDAGIQNRKWWQKAIKWVTDNWDTLVEICKVIVAVLGVVVMIIGGPLAWVVLAAALVVLADTLIKFAQGKAGLLDVAFAALDCIPGMKGLTTLGGLARGLRGAGSTGLRGIRQGALGLGRSMRRNARPMDVRVCRTDPIDMATGEMVMNAVDVELPGVLRFSLERQHVSSYRHGRWFGPSWASTLDQRLLLSDSGVQFFTSDGMALDYPVPMSDAEAPVFPVEGPRWGLSWDGTAGGTLTVRLQEHGHVLSFSPVNGRPAHELSLTAIADGNGNRVEIRHTEEGTPREITHSGGFRLGFTLSATQKVTEIRLLSAPDHPVLRSFGYDDQGSLSEVRDSAGVPASYTYDEDQRITGWQDRNGHWYRYHYGPDGRCLATEGMNGVLTSEIHFDDEERQTVFTDSLGRVTRFNFNDSFQLDSEIDPLGHTTRFEYDRYDQPVSVTDPMGRVTHYEYDVAHRLTAVVRPDSSRYVCEYDESGFPIAITEPDGSTWRQDFDSAGNRVQTVSPLGLESRFGYDQHGGIAWMVDAAGERTEVECDSAGLPVRSENSAGAATRVRRDDLGRPVEITVPDGSVTRLTWSLEGRLLTETDPEGGVQAFEWDAEGNRTTQTDAAGNVTRYEYGCFGALHRRVEPDGAVYSFERDTELNLLSVLNPKGHEWSYTYDRAGRLVAERDYDGRVTEYAYDACGERVLSSNALAQRIEYQRDVLGRVTVKSVDGMVTRYDRDANGRLLRAVNDHSELVLQRDANGRITAEICDGRELRIDHDRMGRPARRMTPSGWESVWTYGIDGRPLSLRFGREALRFTHDVNGRETGRHLDTVAALQQNWSPAGRLTRQRIGTASVREYDYRADGYPEVVDDSALGETRFILDPGGRVSRAESRHGIEEYAYDATGSLRSASWPSSAGVVETEQAGERHHHGTRLVRAGRTHYAYDDAGRLVRRRTRTLSGRVREFVYAWDGEDHLRHVELPDGSRWEYRYDPIGRRIEKLHRAPDNTERDHVIFTWDRFRLVEETTWRPGADRPDLITAWEWDEKTESPTAQLEWRPDDDRERLLAVVTDSVGTPQELVTEEGDVVWRNNSTLWGVPLGGSESVTRCPLRFPGQYRDEESGLHYNVFRYYDPETGRYLSPDPLGLEPAPHHYNYTPNPLVWADPYGLACTVVRHFTTRANYQRIMSGGGKDHIVLRASSPVRGHPQGVYVTQRPLSEILKKPNGFKKYLGLTREKSEHMIEFTMDGDLLRSIRGSRGSHVEFSPQDLRIPKENISYHGPTANYSLN
- a CDS encoding sensor histidine kinase, which gives rise to MNRRRWARTPFVTRLALAFGGLFLLSGTALLAFVVVLARYGTAARISGIALTTDDEPPSGRMYPTGYQPTEDGPAAPDAPGGLSAHHIDATVQTVQDTALHQMIQWSAIGLVLMTVLVVLTGRWLARRALRPVAAVTDTALRISETSLDKRLDLSGPDDELHHLADAFDSMLERLQGAFDSQRRFVANASHELRTPLAAQRVSIEVGLAGPLPEHLAETREDLLTTNREAEQLIASLLLLARGERGLEHPEQVDLADEVNAAARGPRRVAAEQGLALRTRFRDPARVRGDPVLIRHLVANLLGNALRYNRPDGHVEVTLDGGTLTVTNTGGPIDPGLVDDLFEPFRRLGQDRVGTTGHGLGLSIVRSIAHAHGADLRAEPGPDGGLTVAVHFAAGAHQAPTVTAG
- a CDS encoding response regulator transcription factor, with product MRVLVAEDHRVLARTIAKGLRRVSMAVDLAASGDEAERMCLLTEYDVLVLDRDLPVMTGDEVCRRLRELPDPPRVLLLTAAGELAERVYGLEELGADDYLAKPFDFVELVARIQVLYRRTPKPPPLVLRRDGIRMDGARREVRVDGRPVDLTPKEFAVLHMLLASGDEPVSHRDLVRAVWDEHRTPRTGAVRATVSRLRTKLGGPGTIAADTGRGYRLTP